Within the Streptomyces sp. NBC_00353 genome, the region CCTCCGGCTGGTGGACGGACCGCTGGATCTGGACCGTCGGCGGTGGCGTCCTCGGTGCGCTCGCGGCCGTGTTCGGCTACTCCCTGACCCGCGGCAGCGGCCGCCCGTCCCGGGTCCCGCCGGGCGTCTGACCGCCCCTCGGCCGCGCTCCGGCCCTCTCCACGGCGCCTTCGCCCCTCATTGCGGGGCGGGGGCGCCGTGGTGCGACAGGCCGACATGGCGGAGTCCGCCGAGGAGATGGGCGCGGAACGCGGGGTCGCGGTACGCCTCGCGGGTGTGCCCGAGCGCGGTGTAGAAGACCCGGGCTCCGGCATGTTCATGGGCCCAGACAAGGGGATGGTCGGCTCCCATGCCGCCGCCTTCGTACGAGGACTCGTCGGCACTGGCGAGCACCCGCACACTGGCCCGCGGGTTCGCCCGGAAGTCGTACCACTCGTCGGTGAACTCCCAGGTGGCGTCCAGATGCGCGGTCGCCGGGTGACCGTGGTCCTCGACGATCACCGTTCCCGGCTGGAGGGCGGGATGGCGGTCGAACCTGGCTCCGAGGAGTTCGCCGTAGAACGGCCAGTCGTACTCCGTGCAGGCCGCGGCATGCACGCCCATGAACCCGCCGCCCGCGGCGCAGTACGCCCGAAGTCCGGTGCGCCCGGCACGGGTGAGGACTTCCCCGCTGGTGGAGAGGAACACCACGGCGGCGTAGCCGGCGAGCCCGCTCTCGAAGACGTCCGGCGCCTCTGTCGCGTCGACGGCGAAGCCGTGCCCGGCACCGAGTTCACGGAACGCGGTGACTGCGTCGGGGATCGAGTCGTGGCGGTAGGCGGTGGTACGGGTGAAGACGAGAATCTTCGGAAGACTGCGCGACGCCATCACATGCTCCGGAGGCCGGCTCGGACGGGACGCCCCTCATCATGCGCGCCGGACGAGCACGATCTCACC harbors:
- a CDS encoding ThuA domain-containing protein, producing the protein MASRSLPKILVFTRTTAYRHDSIPDAVTAFRELGAGHGFAVDATEAPDVFESGLAGYAAVVFLSTSGEVLTRAGRTGLRAYCAAGGGFMGVHAAACTEYDWPFYGELLGARFDRHPALQPGTVIVEDHGHPATAHLDATWEFTDEWYDFRANPRASVRVLASADESSYEGGGMGADHPLVWAHEHAGARVFYTALGHTREAYRDPAFRAHLLGGLRHVGLSHHGAPAPQ